The genomic stretch GATGATTCTCTGTTTTATATTAATGGGCAAAATGTGCAAGATTTTGGTTCGCAAGGTCAGCAACGGACAACGGCACTTTCTATAAAATTAGCAGAAATTGACCTAATCCATGAAGAAACTGGCGAATATCCGGTTCTTCTTCTCGATGATGTGCTTAGTGAACTCGATGATTATCGTCAATCGCATTTGCTCGGAGCTATTGAAGGAAAAGTACAAACCTTTGTAACGACAACAAGTACGAGCGGGATCGACCATGAAACGCTCAAACAAGCAACAACTTTCTATGTAGAAAAAGGTACGGTAAAAAAATCCTAATCTAGGTTAATATAATTTGATGAAAAAGAAAGTGCGGTGGAATAATTAATGTCAGAAGAAAATATTACAAATGTACAAGAAAATGCTTCAGATTATAACGAAGATCAAATACAAGTACTGGAAGGTCTAGAGGCAGTAAGGAAAAGACCTGGTATGTACATTGGTTCAACTAGTCAACGCGGACTCCATCACCTGGTATGGGAAATTGTTGATAACGCAATTGATGAAGCACTTGCTGGTTTTTGTACAGAAATTGAAATTACAATCGAAGCTGATAACAGCATTACTGTTCGTGATAACGGACGTGGAATTCCTACTGGGATTAACGAAAAAATTGGTCGTCCAACAGTAGAAGTTATCTTTACCGTTCTACATGCTGGTGGTAAATTTGGCGGCGGCGGATATAAAGTATCTGGCGGACTTCACGGAGTTGGTGCATCGGTAGTTAATGCCCTTTCCACATCTCTTGAGGTATACGTTCACCGTGAAGGTCAAAAATATTACCAACGCTTTGAACGTGGTGATGTAGTAATGGATATGGAAGAACAAGGCGAAACGGATTACCGTGGAACAATTGTTCACTTTACGCCAGATCCACAAATTTTCACAGAAACAACGGAATTTGATTTTGATACACTTCGTACTCGTACGCGCGAACTTGCTTTCTTGAATCGTGGTTTAACGATTTCAATTGAAGACAAGCGCGAAGAACACAAAGTTCGTAAAGATTTCCACTATGAAGGCGGAATTCGTTCTTACGTGGAGCATTTAAATAAAGCAAAAGACGTTATCCATGAGCCACCAATTTATTTGGAAGGTGAACGCGATGACATTATGGTTGAGATTTCCATGCAATATAATACTGGATTCTCAAGCAATATCATTTCATTCGCAAATAACATTCATACGTATGAAGGCGGGACTCACGAATCTGGATTTAAAACGGCGTTAACACGTGTTATTAATGACTACGCGCGTCGTAATAAATTGTTCAAAGATAGTGATGATAACCTTTCCGGTGAAGATGTTCGTGAAGGTTTAACAGCAATCATTTCCATCAAACACCCAGATCCACAGTTTGAAGGACAAACAAAAACAAAACTTGGAAATTCAGAAGCTCGTTCAATCACGGATAAGCTGTTTTCTGAGGCTTTAAATAAATTTATGATGGAAAACCCAGATGTTGCTAAAAAAATCGTTGAGAAGGGCGTTGTAGCTTCTCGTGCACGTCTGGCTGCTAAGCGCGCGCGTGAAGTTGCTCGTAAAAGCAGTGGGTTAGAAATTTCTAGCTTGCCAGGTAAACTAGCTGACTGTTCTTCCCGTAACCCTGAAATCAGCGAACTTTACATCGTTGAGGGTGACTCAGCTGGTGGTTCAGCTAAACAAGGTCGTGACCGTTTATTCCAAGCTATTTTGCCGATTCGTGGTAAAATTTTGAACGTGGAGAAAGCGCGTTTAGACCGAATTTTAGCTAACGAAGAAATTCGAACTATTTTTACGGCTATGGGAACTGGTTTTGGTGGAGATTTCGATGTTTCTAAATCTCGTTACCACAAATTAATTATTATGACTGATGCCGATGTTGATGGTGCACATATTC from Listeria monocytogenes ATCC 19117 encodes the following:
- the gyrB gene encoding DNA topoisomerase (ATP-hydrolyzing) subunit B, which produces MSEENITNVQENASDYNEDQIQVLEGLEAVRKRPGMYIGSTSQRGLHHLVWEIVDNAIDEALAGFCTEIEITIEADNSITVRDNGRGIPTGINEKIGRPTVEVIFTVLHAGGKFGGGGYKVSGGLHGVGASVVNALSTSLEVYVHREGQKYYQRFERGDVVMDMEEQGETDYRGTIVHFTPDPQIFTETTEFDFDTLRTRTRELAFLNRGLTISIEDKREEHKVRKDFHYEGGIRSYVEHLNKAKDVIHEPPIYLEGERDDIMVEISMQYNTGFSSNIISFANNIHTYEGGTHESGFKTALTRVINDYARRNKLFKDSDDNLSGEDVREGLTAIISIKHPDPQFEGQTKTKLGNSEARSITDKLFSEALNKFMMENPDVAKKIVEKGVVASRARLAAKRAREVARKSSGLEISSLPGKLADCSSRNPEISELYIVEGDSAGGSAKQGRDRLFQAILPIRGKILNVEKARLDRILANEEIRTIFTAMGTGFGGDFDVSKSRYHKLIIMTDADVDGAHIRTLLLTLFYRYMRPLLDAGYIYIAQPPLYQIKHGKQIEYVYSDGQLEDYLASLDGDTKYSIQRYKGLGEMNPEQLWDTTMNPEHRTLLQVNIKDAIDADETFEMLMGDRVEPRRKFIEDNAQYVKNLDV